The following are encoded together in the Flavobacterium haoranii genome:
- the sucC gene encoding ADP-forming succinate--CoA ligase subunit beta yields MNLHEYQGKEILSRYGVRVQRGHVANNAEEAVDKAKQLTAETGTGWHVIKAQIHAGGRGKGGGVKLAKNLDQVKEIAGQIIGMDLITPQTPPQGKRVHKVLVAEDVYYPGETETKEFYMSVLLNRGKGRNMIMYSTEGGMDIEEVAEHTPHLIFTEEVDPSVGLQGFQARRIAFNLGCEGEAFKEMVKFVDALYRAYVGADASLFEINPVLKTSDNKILAVDAKVVLDDNALYRHKDLAEMRDVREENPIEVEAKEVGLNYVDLDGTVGCMVNGAGLAMATMDLIKYAGFEPANFLDVGGTADAKRVETAFRIILKDPNVKAILINIFGGIVRCDRVAQGVVDAYTNMGDEIKVPIIVRLQGTNAEIAKELIDNSGMPILSAVQFQEAADQVKAALS; encoded by the coding sequence ATGAACTTACACGAATATCAAGGTAAAGAAATATTATCACGTTACGGAGTGCGTGTACAACGTGGGCATGTAGCAAACAATGCTGAAGAAGCTGTAGATAAAGCAAAACAATTAACTGCCGAAACGGGTACAGGTTGGCATGTAATTAAAGCACAAATTCACGCTGGTGGTCGTGGAAAAGGTGGTGGAGTTAAATTGGCTAAAAATTTAGATCAAGTTAAAGAAATTGCTGGTCAAATTATTGGTATGGATTTAATTACTCCTCAAACTCCTCCTCAAGGAAAAAGAGTTCATAAGGTTTTAGTTGCTGAGGATGTATATTATCCAGGTGAAACTGAAACAAAAGAGTTCTATATGTCGGTTTTATTAAACCGTGGAAAAGGTAGAAACATGATTATGTACTCTACTGAAGGAGGTATGGATATTGAAGAAGTAGCAGAACATACACCACACTTAATCTTTACTGAAGAGGTTGATCCTTCTGTAGGATTACAAGGTTTTCAAGCAAGAAGAATTGCTTTTAACTTAGGATGTGAAGGTGAAGCTTTCAAAGAAATGGTGAAATTTGTTGATGCATTATACAGAGCTTATGTAGGTGCTGACGCTTCATTATTTGAAATTAATCCTGTATTAAAAACTTCAGATAATAAAATTTTAGCTGTTGATGCTAAGGTTGTATTAGATGATAATGCATTATACCGTCATAAAGATTTAGCTGAAATGCGTGATGTTCGTGAAGAAAATCCAATTGAAGTTGAAGCTAAAGAAGTAGGATTAAACTACGTAGATTTAGATGGTACTGTAGGATGTATGGTAAATGGTGCAGGTCTTGCAATGGCAACTATGGACTTAATTAAGTATGCAGGTTTTGAGCCAGCTAACTTCTTAGACGTAGGAGGTACTGCTGATGCTAAGCGTGTAGAAACAGCTTTCCGTATTATCTTAAAAGATCCAAATGTAAAAGCTATTTTAATTAACATTTTTGGTGGTATCGTTCGTTGTGACCGTGTTGCTCAAGGTGTAGTTGATGCTTATACTAACATGGGTGACGAAATTAAAGTGCCTATTATTGTTCGTTTACAAGGTACAAATGCAGAAATTGCTAAGGAACTAATCGATAATTCTGGAATGCCAATTTTATCTGCAGTTCAGTTCCAAGAAGCAGCAGATCAAGTAAAAGCAGCTTTATCTTAA
- a CDS encoding YoaK family protein, which translates to MYRHLGKNRTLKHNIKIAVILSFVAGIVNIVGFLSIHQLTTNVTGHFALFINDIANFKIWEGTVYLLYIFFFILGSFTSSFFIEKYKSRKTNILPVLVLFEAALLVIVTFLFYKINNNHFIAGILLFAMGFQNSYVSKISNTLVRTTHLTGLFTDLGIDLSHLFFAEHIQNRPKLLASIKLRIYIILFFFLGGFSGGFFYSELKLGINTLILAASILTISAFFDSLKYRYIKYSRK; encoded by the coding sequence ATGTACCGTCATCTTGGTAAAAATAGAACACTAAAACATAATATTAAAATTGCTGTAATTTTATCATTTGTTGCAGGAATTGTTAATATAGTGGGCTTTTTATCTATTCACCAATTAACCACAAATGTAACGGGACATTTTGCTTTGTTTATAAATGATATTGCAAATTTCAAAATTTGGGAAGGAACTGTTTATTTACTGTATATTTTTTTCTTCATATTAGGCTCATTCACCTCAAGTTTTTTTATTGAAAAGTATAAGAGTCGAAAAACAAATATTCTTCCTGTTTTAGTGCTTTTTGAAGCAGCTTTACTTGTCATTGTTACATTTCTATTTTACAAAATAAACAATAATCATTTCATAGCAGGTATTTTACTTTTTGCTATGGGATTTCAAAACTCGTATGTTTCAAAAATTTCGAATACTCTTGTTAGAACAACTCACCTGACTGGTTTATTTACTGATTTAGGGATTGACCTATCTCATCTTTTCTTTGCAGAACACATTCAAAATAGACCAAAATTATTAGCCTCAATAAAGTTAAGAATATATATAATTCTTTTTTTCTTTTTAGGTGGATTTAGTGGTGGATTCTTTTATTCAGAATTAAAATTAGGAATAAACACACTCATCTTGGCTGCCTCAATTTTGACTATTAGTGCTTTTTTTGACAGCCTTAAATATCGTTATATAAAATATTCAAGAAAATAA
- a CDS encoding DUF6048 family protein: MLKYIFSFLAVFIGLNSFSQDTTKVVYPQRYGLRVGIDLHRLSKSFYDADYKGLEVVGDYRLTRKFYIAGELGNENKTVDDDRFNFTTKGTYFKVGFDYNAYENWLDMENMLYAGMRVGVSSFSQTLNHYTIYEPTNYYGENTINSGEKFNGLNASWIEIIGGVKAELFSNLYLGFSVRLNYLLSEKEPNNFANLYIPGFNRTYEGKFGAGFNYTLSYFIPIYKKK, encoded by the coding sequence ATGTTAAAATATATTTTTAGTTTCTTAGCTGTTTTTATTGGTCTAAATTCTTTTAGTCAAGACACTACTAAAGTAGTTTATCCGCAACGTTACGGACTTAGAGTTGGTATTGACTTACATCGTTTATCAAAATCATTTTATGATGCTGATTATAAAGGATTAGAAGTTGTGGGAGATTATAGACTGACAAGAAAATTTTATATTGCTGGAGAATTAGGTAACGAAAACAAAACTGTAGACGACGATCGCTTTAACTTTACAACTAAAGGGACCTATTTTAAAGTTGGTTTTGATTATAATGCTTATGAAAACTGGTTGGATATGGAAAATATGTTATACGCCGGAATGCGTGTAGGTGTGAGTTCGTTTTCTCAAACATTAAATCATTACACCATATATGAACCAACAAATTATTATGGTGAAAACACTATTAATTCTGGTGAAAAATTTAATGGTTTAAATGCTTCTTGGATTGAAATAATTGGTGGTGTAAAAGCAGAATTATTCAGTAATTTATATTTAGGATTTTCAGTTCGATTAAATTATTTACTTTCCGAAAAAGAACCAAATAATTTTGCCAATCTTTATATTCCAGGTTTTAATAGAACTTACGAAGGAAAATTTGGAGCAGGTTTTAATTATACGTTGAGTTATTTTATTCCGATTTATAAGAAGAAATAG
- a CDS encoding DUF6452 family protein yields MKRFSITLLLIVFAISFWNCEKDDICAEGTITTPQLVIEFYDATDQTQLKNVTNLLVVADGYTSGFSYSGVNQILFPLKTTDDTTTLQFIQNGTTTDTADDNIDRITFNYTRENIYISRACGYKTNFTLNNLDGVQIETDADNWLSTSVLPIIEQPEITNENEVHVKIYF; encoded by the coding sequence ATGAAAAGGTTTAGTATTACATTATTATTAATTGTTTTTGCAATTTCATTTTGGAATTGTGAAAAGGATGATATTTGTGCAGAAGGAACTATTACGACTCCACAGTTGGTTATTGAATTCTATGATGCAACAGATCAAACACAATTAAAAAATGTTACCAATTTATTAGTTGTTGCTGATGGTTATACATCTGGTTTTTCTTACAGTGGTGTTAATCAAATCTTATTTCCCTTAAAAACAACTGATGATACAACAACATTGCAGTTTATACAAAATGGTACTACTACAGATACAGCAGATGATAACATTGATAGGATAACATTTAATTACACAAGAGAAAATATTTACATTTCTCGCGCTTGTGGCTACAAAACAAATTTTACTTTAAACAATTTAGATGGTGTTCAAATTGAGACAGATGCTGATAATTGGTTGAGTACATCCGTTTTACCTATTATTGAACAACCAGAAATTACAAATGAAAACGAAGTACATGTTAAAATATATTTTTAG
- the rlmD gene encoding 23S rRNA (uracil(1939)-C(5))-methyltransferase RlmD, with protein sequence MGRKRTERIVFENIEVLDAGAKGVSVAKAPDGKVIFLPNVVPGDVVDVQTTKKRKAYYEGKATKIHSFSKDRIEPICEHFGVCGGCKWQNMKYESQLFYKNQEVQNNLKRIGKIELPEFEPILGSEKQFFYRNKMEFGFSNARWMTHDEISSGKEFEHKNALGFHIPRMWDKILDIEKCHLQQDPSNAIRNEIKEFAVKNGLDFYDARNQEGFLRTLMIRTASTGEIMVLIQFFKENKTNRELLLNFVSERFPEITSLLYVINSKGNDTLYDQDIKLFKGREYILEEMEGLHFSINAKSFYQTNSDQAYELYKITRDFAGLTGEELVYDLYTGTGTIAQFVSKKAKKVIGVEAVPEAIEDAKANAERNNITNCDFFVGDMKNVFNDEFISTHGQPDVIITDPPRDGMHKDVVEMLLKTNVPRIVYVSCNSATQARDLALMNEKYKVIRVRPVDMFPQTHHVENVVLLEKR encoded by the coding sequence ATGGGAAGAAAAAGAACAGAACGTATAGTTTTTGAAAATATTGAAGTATTAGATGCTGGTGCTAAAGGCGTTTCAGTAGCTAAAGCACCTGATGGAAAAGTAATCTTTTTACCAAATGTTGTTCCAGGTGATGTGGTTGATGTTCAAACTACAAAAAAGAGAAAAGCGTATTACGAAGGAAAAGCAACAAAAATTCATTCGTTTTCAAAAGATAGAATAGAACCAATTTGCGAACATTTTGGAGTTTGCGGTGGTTGTAAATGGCAAAATATGAAATATGAAAGCCAATTATTTTACAAAAATCAAGAAGTTCAAAATAATCTAAAACGAATTGGTAAAATTGAATTACCAGAATTTGAACCAATTTTAGGCTCTGAAAAACAATTCTTCTATCGTAATAAAATGGAATTTGGTTTTTCAAACGCTCGTTGGATGACACATGATGAAATTTCAAGTGGAAAAGAATTTGAACACAAAAATGCATTAGGTTTTCATATTCCTAGAATGTGGGATAAAATTTTGGATATCGAAAAATGTCATTTACAACAAGATCCATCAAATGCAATTCGTAACGAAATAAAAGAGTTTGCTGTTAAAAATGGTCTAGATTTTTACGATGCACGCAACCAAGAAGGCTTTCTAAGAACTTTAATGATTCGTACAGCTTCAACTGGTGAAATTATGGTTCTTATTCAGTTTTTTAAAGAAAATAAAACTAATCGAGAACTGCTTTTAAACTTTGTTTCGGAACGTTTTCCTGAAATTACATCGTTACTTTATGTTATTAATAGTAAAGGAAATGATACTTTATATGATCAAGACATAAAATTATTTAAAGGGCGTGAATATATCTTAGAAGAAATGGAAGGTTTACATTTTAGTATAAATGCAAAATCTTTCTATCAAACCAATTCTGACCAAGCTTACGAGTTATACAAAATTACACGTGATTTTGCAGGTTTAACTGGAGAAGAATTAGTTTATGATTTATACACTGGAACCGGAACAATTGCGCAATTCGTTTCTAAAAAAGCGAAAAAAGTAATTGGTGTTGAAGCTGTTCCTGAAGCTATTGAAGATGCAAAAGCAAATGCCGAACGCAATAACATTACAAATTGTGATTTCTTTGTAGGTGATATGAAAAACGTTTTTAATGACGAATTTATCTCAACTCATGGACAACCAGATGTAATTATTACCGATCCACCGCGTGATGGAATGCATAAAGATGTGGTAGAAATGTTATTAAAAACTAATGTTCCTAGAATCGTTTATGTAAGTTGTAATAGTGCAACACAAGCTAGAGATTTAGCCTTAATGAATGAAAAATATAAAGTAATAAGAGTTCGACCAGTAGATATGTTTCCACAAACGCATCATGTTGAAAATGTTGTACTTTTAGAAAAAAGATAA
- a CDS encoding DUF1697 domain-containing protein, whose amino-acid sequence MKTHLALLRGINVSGHNMIKMDVLKSVLENAGFQNVQTYIQSGNVFIDSEEENGASVGFKIKQEIFKELGLEVPVVVISKEELEACFANNSYLNERDCETKKLYVAFISKELQGSAINDLKISQFKPDEATIDKSRIYIKYAIGAGKTRLDQKYIEKKLNVTATIRNWNSVTAMLEIFRQKN is encoded by the coding sequence ATGAAGACTCACTTGGCTTTACTTCGCGGAATCAACGTTTCGGGACACAACATGATAAAAATGGATGTTTTAAAATCTGTATTAGAAAATGCTGGTTTTCAAAATGTGCAAACCTACATTCAATCTGGTAATGTTTTTATAGATTCAGAAGAAGAAAATGGTGCAAGTGTAGGTTTTAAAATTAAGCAAGAAATTTTTAAAGAATTAGGTCTAGAGGTTCCTGTAGTTGTGATTTCTAAAGAAGAATTAGAAGCTTGTTTTGCAAATAATTCTTATTTAAATGAAAGAGATTGCGAAACCAAAAAGCTATATGTAGCATTTATCTCCAAAGAATTGCAAGGAAGTGCTATAAACGATTTAAAAATAAGTCAGTTTAAACCAGATGAAGCTACAATTGATAAAAGTAGAATCTACATTAAATATGCTATTGGAGCAGGAAAAACAAGATTAGATCAAAAGTATATTGAAAAGAAATTAAATGTTACAGCTACCATTCGTAATTGGAACTCAGTAACAGCAATGTTAGAAATATTTCGTCAAAAAAATTAA
- a CDS encoding superoxide dismutase, producing MKKLILSLTTFLLLLISCKQDNNLVEVQIPEPEEPVSTLFTNPSEYKASGTPFKLFEITYKFDDFSDCIEGKTLENHYSKVYLNFANNLNNLVTEKRISDWKVSQICRETNPEEKQLLHVAGGFYNHTLFFENLTKEKLTPSDTLQVAINRDFGSFENFKNDFTSKAESSIGSNWVWLILDKDHKLQNVLTKNEENPLMKTAEIKGTPLLCLDLWEHAYLTNNKIGKKAYIENFFNYIDWKKISTKYEDLLIK from the coding sequence ATGAAAAAATTAATTTTGTCTTTAACAACTTTTTTATTACTTCTAATTTCTTGTAAACAAGACAATAATTTAGTTGAAGTTCAAATTCCTGAACCGGAAGAACCTGTTAGTACTTTATTTACAAATCCTAGTGAATATAAAGCCTCTGGAACTCCGTTTAAACTTTTTGAAATAACTTATAAGTTTGATGATTTTTCAGATTGTATTGAAGGGAAAACATTAGAAAATCATTATTCAAAAGTCTATTTAAACTTCGCGAATAACTTAAATAATTTGGTTACCGAAAAACGAATAAGCGATTGGAAAGTCTCTCAAATTTGTCGTGAAACAAATCCTGAGGAGAAACAATTACTTCATGTCGCTGGCGGATTTTACAATCATACTTTATTTTTTGAAAACTTAACCAAAGAGAAATTAACTCCCTCTGATACATTACAAGTTGCTATAAATAGAGACTTTGGTTCATTTGAAAATTTCAAAAACGACTTTACTTCAAAAGCTGAAAGTTCAATAGGTTCAAATTGGGTTTGGCTAATTTTAGATAAAGATCATAAACTTCAAAATGTATTGACTAAAAATGAAGAGAATCCCTTAATGAAGACTGCTGAAATAAAGGGTACTCCTCTACTTTGCTTAGATTTATGGGAGCATGCTTATTTAACGAATAATAAAATTGGTAAAAAAGCTTATATTGAGAATTTCTTTAATTATATAGATTGGAAGAAAATCTCAACAAAATATGAAGACTTACTTATAAAATAA
- a CDS encoding acyl-CoA-binding protein, giving the protein MSEKDLDTLFDEAFENAYLIPKESVPQNVQLVLYGLYKHATSGRISNNSSSSHQDETGEDLRNAFKLNALMQVKNLTVDEAKQNYIDIINNLMKERNLL; this is encoded by the coding sequence ATGAGTGAAAAAGATTTAGATACTCTTTTTGATGAAGCATTTGAAAATGCTTATCTAATTCCAAAGGAATCGGTACCTCAAAATGTACAATTGGTTCTTTATGGGTTATATAAACATGCAACTTCTGGGAGAATTAGTAATAATTCTAGCAGTTCACATCAAGACGAGACTGGAGAAGATTTAAGAAATGCATTTAAACTAAACGCGTTAATGCAGGTTAAAAATCTTACAGTTGATGAAGCTAAACAAAATTACATCGACATCATTAACAATTTAATGAAAGAAAGAAATTTGTTGTAA
- a CDS encoding phosphatidylserine decarboxylase family protein: MFHKEGAKLIFITLLLVVGIIFLSDAFISIEWLKNSLIVLAVLFLIIVLQFFRNPKREVDNSDNHILAPVDGKVVVIEEVFEPEYFKDKRLMVSIFMSPINVHVTRYPVNGVVKYSKYHPGKYLVAWHPKASEENERTTIVVNNRIYGEIMYRQIAGALAKRIVNYAEEGMRVVQGKDAGFIKFGSRVDIYLPVGTPVEVVLGQKAIGAKTVICKK; the protein is encoded by the coding sequence ATGTTTCATAAAGAAGGAGCCAAACTAATTTTCATTACATTATTACTTGTAGTTGGAATTATTTTTTTAAGCGATGCATTTATTAGCATTGAATGGTTAAAAAACAGCTTAATAGTTTTAGCTGTGTTGTTTTTAATTATTGTTTTACAATTCTTTAGAAACCCAAAAAGAGAAGTAGATAATAGCGACAACCATATATTAGCTCCTGTTGATGGAAAAGTAGTTGTAATTGAAGAAGTTTTTGAACCTGAATATTTTAAAGATAAAAGATTAATGGTTTCTATCTTTATGTCGCCTATAAATGTTCACGTAACACGTTATCCGGTAAATGGAGTTGTAAAATACAGCAAATATCATCCTGGAAAATATTTAGTTGCTTGGCATCCAAAAGCAAGTGAAGAAAACGAAAGAACTACAATTGTAGTTAATAATAGAATTTATGGCGAAATAATGTATCGTCAAATCGCCGGAGCTTTAGCAAAAAGAATTGTAAACTATGCTGAAGAAGGTATGCGAGTGGTTCAAGGTAAAGATGCAGGATTTATAAAATTTGGTTCTCGTGTAGATATTTATTTACCTGTTGGAACTCCTGTTGAAGTAGTTTTAGGACAAAAAGCAATTGGTGCAAAAACTGTTATTTGTAAAAAATAA
- a CDS encoding phosphatidate cytidylyltransferase has protein sequence MNETLKRAISGAVYIVLLLSCILFSKESFYILFGCFLLIASFEFSKLVFINKWVAITISILVYGFFYNPKFDKILDPLITGFTIAVSIFLIGFLFNTKIQKLSNYSRYLVLFGYIIFPFVLLTKIPLGINGYNPKILITIFVLIWTNDTFAYLVGKNFGKHKLLPSISPKKTVEGFVGGMFFAVVASYFMAKYFIGTKLFYYWIVIAIIVSIFSTLGDLIESKFKRVANVKDSGNIMPGHGGILDRLDSIIFVVPFIYLFYLILNYVS, from the coding sequence ATGAACGAAACCCTAAAACGAGCAATTTCGGGTGCGGTTTATATTGTTCTACTTCTAAGCTGCATATTATTTTCAAAAGAAAGTTTTTACATTCTTTTTGGGTGCTTTTTATTAATTGCTAGCTTCGAATTTTCTAAATTAGTCTTTATAAATAAATGGGTTGCTATAACTATTTCTATCTTAGTGTATGGATTTTTTTATAATCCAAAATTTGATAAAATATTAGATCCGTTAATCACAGGCTTCACAATAGCTGTTTCCATATTTTTAATCGGTTTTTTATTCAACACTAAAATTCAAAAGTTAAGCAATTATTCTAGATATTTAGTTTTATTTGGCTATATTATTTTCCCTTTTGTTTTACTAACTAAAATTCCTTTGGGAATAAATGGTTACAATCCAAAAATTTTAATTACTATATTTGTATTAATATGGACAAATGATACTTTCGCATATTTAGTAGGAAAAAACTTTGGAAAACATAAATTGTTACCCAGTATTTCTCCTAAAAAAACGGTAGAAGGATTTGTTGGAGGAATGTTTTTTGCCGTAGTAGCGAGTTATTTTATGGCAAAATATTTTATAGGTACAAAACTATTTTATTATTGGATTGTTATTGCGATTATAGTTAGTATTTTTAGTACGCTTGGTGATTTAATTGAATCGAAATTTAAACGAGTTGCCAATGTTAAAGATAGTGGTAACATTATGCCGGGTCACGGAGGTATTTTAGACCGATTAGATAGTATTATATTTGTTGTACCTTTTATATATTTGTTTTATTTAATTTTAAATTATGTTTCATAA
- a CDS encoding lactate utilization protein B/C, which translates to MSLFRKIFGSTNDSSKSEKDKEEKSPFTPEVKLPIDEMFTHNFKSNGGKFIYCESLEEVSENFLNILEENDWFESEAICYDSRLIYLLDENKINHQNTKDPKFMLSSCENLIADEGSILFSSNQFRHFKPNDLPTNMVVFGTTSQLVGTKSDGLRYIKNRYDKEYPSNITTIKYFEEVKEQDFLHYGSCHKNLCLLLLEDL; encoded by the coding sequence ATGAGTCTATTCAGGAAAATTTTCGGCAGCACAAATGATTCTTCAAAAAGCGAAAAAGACAAGGAGGAAAAAAGCCCTTTCACTCCAGAAGTCAAACTTCCTATAGATGAAATGTTTACCCATAATTTCAAATCAAACGGTGGAAAGTTTATTTATTGTGAATCCTTAGAAGAGGTTTCTGAAAACTTTCTAAATATACTTGAAGAGAATGATTGGTTTGAATCTGAAGCCATCTGCTATGACAGCAGATTAATTTATTTATTAGACGAAAATAAAATTAATCATCAAAACACAAAAGATCCAAAATTCATGCTTTCTTCATGCGAAAATTTAATTGCTGATGAAGGTTCAATTTTATTTTCTTCAAATCAATTTCGCCACTTTAAACCAAATGATTTACCTACAAACATGGTAGTTTTTGGCACAACAAGTCAACTTGTTGGAACAAAAAGCGATGGTTTACGTTATATTAAGAATAGATACGACAAAGAATATCCTTCAAATATTACAACTATAAAATACTTTGAAGAAGTAAAGGAGCAAGATTTTTTACATTACGGAAGTTGTCATAAAAATCTTTGTTTACTTTTACTAGAAGACCTATAA
- the ftsH gene encoding ATP-dependent zinc metalloprotease FtsH, producing MSNNKNNNSKFKLSPWLFYGLFIGMFLLISIFSGGGLDFSNPRPASLSKFYQYLDSNQVAKVTFTNTKANIFLKEKALESKTHEKVSKDVFGKPNIKGPQYYTEIGNIELFQKTLEEARTKGLLNDYEKEPDSMWGELLSILLPFLLLGAFWLFMMRRMSGNSGGGGGQIFSIGKSKAKLFDEKNDIKVTFENVAGLEGAKEEIQEIVEFLKTPEKYTSIGGKIPKGALLVGPPGTGKTLLAKAVAGEAKVPFFSLSGSDFVEMFVGVGASRVRDLFKQAKEKSPSIIFIDEIDAVGRARGKNNFTGANDERENTLNQLLTEMDGFGSNSNVIVLAATNRADVLDKALLRPGRFDRQIYVDLPDIRERKEIFEVHLKPIKKAEELDTEFLAKQTPGFSGADIANVCNEAALIAARKGKKAVEKQDFLDAVDRIIGGLEKKNKIVTPEEKRAIAIHEAGHATVSWMLEHAAPLVKVTIVPRGQSLGAAWYLPEERLIVRPEQMLDEMCATMGGRAAEKVIFDKISTGALSDLEKVTKQARAMVTIYGLNDKLGNITYYDSSGQNEYNFSKPYSEETAQIIDFEISKLIEGQYQRAINILQENKDKLVELADILIEREVIFKDDLEDIFGKRPFDKGEVKLVEKEQKESTQLNENPNVENE from the coding sequence ATGTCAAATAATAAAAATAATAACTCCAAATTTAAACTATCTCCTTGGCTATTTTATGGCTTATTCATAGGGATGTTTTTATTAATATCAATTTTTAGTGGCGGCGGACTTGATTTTAGTAATCCAAGACCAGCATCGCTTTCTAAATTTTATCAATATTTAGATTCTAACCAAGTTGCAAAAGTTACTTTTACAAACACAAAAGCAAATATTTTCTTAAAAGAAAAAGCTTTAGAATCTAAAACGCACGAAAAAGTAAGCAAAGACGTTTTTGGTAAACCAAATATCAAAGGGCCTCAATACTATACCGAAATTGGTAACATAGAATTATTTCAAAAAACCCTAGAAGAAGCTAGAACTAAAGGTCTTTTAAATGACTATGAAAAAGAACCTGACAGCATGTGGGGAGAATTACTTTCTATTTTATTACCTTTCTTATTGCTAGGTGCTTTTTGGTTATTTATGATGAGAAGAATGTCTGGCAATTCTGGTGGCGGAGGCGGACAAATTTTTAGCATTGGAAAATCTAAAGCTAAACTATTTGACGAAAAGAATGATATTAAAGTAACTTTTGAAAATGTTGCAGGACTTGAAGGCGCAAAAGAAGAAATTCAAGAAATTGTTGAATTCTTAAAAACTCCTGAAAAATATACTTCAATTGGTGGTAAAATTCCAAAGGGTGCTTTATTAGTTGGACCTCCTGGAACAGGAAAAACATTATTAGCTAAAGCAGTTGCGGGTGAAGCTAAAGTTCCTTTCTTTTCATTATCTGGTTCAGATTTTGTTGAAATGTTTGTAGGTGTTGGTGCTTCACGTGTTCGTGATTTATTTAAACAAGCAAAAGAAAAATCTCCATCAATTATCTTCATTGACGAAATTGACGCTGTTGGTAGAGCTCGTGGTAAAAACAATTTTACTGGTGCAAATGATGAAAGAGAAAACACATTAAACCAATTATTAACAGAAATGGACGGTTTCGGTTCTAATTCTAATGTAATTGTTTTAGCAGCTACAAACCGTGCTGATGTTTTAGATAAAGCCTTACTTCGTCCGGGAAGATTTGATCGTCAAATTTATGTTGATTTACCAGATATTAGAGAACGTAAAGAAATATTTGAAGTTCACTTAAAACCTATCAAAAAAGCTGAAGAACTTGATACTGAATTTTTAGCAAAACAAACACCAGGTTTCTCTGGGGCAGATATTGCAAATGTTTGTAATGAAGCGGCATTAATTGCTGCTAGAAAGGGTAAAAAAGCAGTTGAAAAACAAGATTTCTTAGATGCTGTTGATAGAATTATTGGTGGATTAGAAAAGAAAAATAAAATTGTAACCCCAGAGGAAAAAAGAGCGATTGCAATTCACGAAGCTGGTCATGCCACTGTAAGTTGGATGCTTGAGCATGCTGCTCCGCTTGTAAAAGTAACTATTGTTCCTCGCGGGCAAAGTTTAGGAGCTGCTTGGTATTTACCTGAAGAGCGTTTAATTGTTCGTCCAGAACAAATGCTAGACGAAATGTGTGCTACTATGGGTGGTCGTGCTGCTGAAAAAGTAATTTTCGATAAAATTTCAACAGGAGCATTAAGCGATTTAGAAAAAGTTACAAAACAAGCTCGTGCAATGGTAACCATTTACGGTTTAAATGACAAATTAGGTAATATAACTTATTACGATTCATCAGGTCAAAATGAATACAATTTCTCTAAACCATATTCTGAAGAAACAGCTCAAATTATCGATTTTGAAATTTCAAAATTAATTGAAGGTCAATATCAAAGAGCAATTAATATTCTTCAAGAAAACAAAGACAAATTAGTTGAATTAGCAGATATTTTAATTGAAAGAGAAGTAATATTCAAAGACGATTTGGAAGACATTTTTGGAAAAAGACCTTTCGATAAAGGAGAGGTAAAATTGGTAGAAAAAGAACAAAAAGAATCTACTCAATTAAATGAAAATCCAAACGTAGAAAACGAATAA